One window from the genome of Paucidesulfovibrio gracilis DSM 16080 encodes:
- a CDS encoding pilus assembly protein TadG-related protein: MSSRRTLLTRRLADFGRDERGVAALFYGLLMVALFGFAAFAVDTAYMHFKRTKLQNAADAAALAGASSLLAHGEDLALVRAEMIEYARANLDPTDAPLSAVAEADILFMRDGVPVAENPDQVEITVYRQATRGNALSLFFGPVVGVDQVDLQATARAGVVGACDSKCVKPFIVPAKFTWNDFASTDGKARGNGKLDVWSAEEMASVQTLGWSDEDKGAQILLKPGDPADAVVPSQYNLVDLPPVNKGVPVPGGAMLRENIRGCEGSNAETTVAPGDELQLEPGNTVGPVKQGIRELLNADPGAYWDAATLSVKGSVHTDPMSSERVVVVAFYDPRYPPVSGRTTQRVYQVGAVFIEAMDGKGTVTARFMEALARSPEDTGGSCGDPFLFLPRLMLDTDRGG; this comes from the coding sequence ATGAGTAGCCGACGCACCCTGCTTACCCGCCGACTGGCCGACTTTGGTCGCGATGAACGTGGCGTGGCCGCCCTGTTCTACGGATTGCTCATGGTGGCTCTGTTCGGATTCGCGGCCTTTGCCGTGGACACGGCCTACATGCATTTCAAGCGCACGAAGTTGCAAAATGCCGCTGATGCGGCGGCATTGGCCGGAGCGTCCTCGCTGCTGGCCCACGGCGAGGATCTGGCCCTGGTGCGCGCCGAGATGATCGAATACGCCCGCGCCAATCTTGACCCGACCGACGCCCCCCTCAGTGCGGTGGCCGAGGCGGACATCCTCTTCATGCGGGACGGCGTCCCCGTTGCCGAGAATCCCGACCAGGTGGAGATCACGGTGTATCGCCAGGCGACCCGGGGCAATGCCTTGTCCCTGTTCTTCGGTCCCGTTGTGGGCGTGGATCAGGTGGATTTGCAGGCCACGGCACGCGCCGGAGTGGTGGGAGCCTGCGACAGCAAGTGCGTCAAGCCTTTTATCGTCCCGGCCAAGTTCACCTGGAATGATTTTGCGTCCACGGACGGCAAGGCCCGTGGCAATGGCAAGCTGGATGTCTGGAGCGCCGAGGAAATGGCCTCGGTGCAGACATTGGGCTGGTCCGACGAGGACAAGGGAGCACAGATTCTGCTCAAGCCCGGTGATCCCGCGGATGCCGTAGTACCCAGCCAGTATAATCTAGTGGATCTGCCGCCCGTGAACAAGGGTGTGCCTGTGCCGGGCGGCGCCATGCTGCGCGAAAACATCCGGGGCTGTGAGGGCAGCAATGCTGAAACAACGGTTGCACCGGGCGATGAACTGCAATTGGAGCCGGGCAACACCGTGGGTCCGGTCAAGCAGGGTATCCGGGAATTGCTCAACGCGGACCCGGGCGCGTACTGGGATGCGGCCACCCTGTCCGTGAAGGGCAGTGTGCATACCGATCCCATGTCCAGTGAACGGGTGGTCGTCGTGGCCTTTTATGATCCACGATATCCTCCGGTTTCCGGGCGCACCACCCAGCGCGTCTACCAAGTGGGCGCGGTGTTCATCGAAGCCATGGACGGCAAGGGGACGGTCACGGCCCGGTTCATGGAGGCACTGGCCCGTTCACCTGAGGACACGGGCGGATCCTGCGGCGATCCGTTTCTTTTTCTTCCCCGTTTGATGCTTGATACGGATAGGGGCGGCTGA
- a CDS encoding TadE/TadG family type IV pilus assembly protein, with the protein MNSTRRHTTGPQHDGRQGMVTLEVAVMLCVFLLPFIFGVVDAARFVSAGGAVSRAAREAAVWAARGRDAESVALASLRASGLDQARAQVVLLSNGSESGDQVRVQVLYDLAGYSALPWESVFPSMARAEVVVRHE; encoded by the coding sequence GAACAGCACGCGTCGCCATACAACCGGGCCGCAGCATGACGGGCGGCAGGGCATGGTCACCCTGGAAGTGGCCGTAATGCTCTGTGTTTTCCTCCTGCCCTTTATTTTCGGTGTCGTGGATGCGGCCCGGTTCGTTTCCGCGGGCGGCGCGGTGTCCCGTGCGGCGCGCGAGGCCGCTGTTTGGGCGGCGCGGGGCCGGGATGCCGAGTCCGTGGCCCTGGCTTCGTTGCGTGCCTCGGGCCTGGACCAGGCCCGCGCCCAGGTGGTGCTGCTGTCCAACGGTTCAGAAAGCGGGGACCAGGTGCGCGTTCAGGTGCTTTACGACCTGGCCGGATACTCCGCATTGCCCTGGGAGAGCGTGTTTCCCTCCATGGCCAGGGCGGAAGTGGTGGTGCGCCATGAGTAG